The Prosthecobacter dejongeii genome contains a region encoding:
- a CDS encoding DoxX family protein — MMNLLRLSFLPQSADLGLLILRVSLGFSMLLLHGWDKFQNFSVKAPNFIRLFDVVPSHISLGMAVFAEVVCSVLIILGFFTRFAALNLAITMAVAFFIQHKGQFTGPASGELAFVYLVGFATLVFAGSGKYAADGK; from the coding sequence ATGATGAATCTTCTGCGTCTTTCTTTTCTTCCTCAGTCGGCTGATCTCGGGCTGCTCATCCTGCGGGTATCCCTAGGTTTTTCCATGTTGCTGCTGCATGGCTGGGACAAGTTCCAAAATTTTAGCGTTAAGGCACCTAATTTCATCCGTCTCTTCGATGTGGTGCCTTCCCACATCAGTCTGGGAATGGCGGTGTTTGCGGAAGTGGTCTGCTCAGTCCTCATCATCCTGGGATTTTTCACGCGCTTCGCCGCGCTGAATCTGGCCATCACCATGGCAGTGGCCTTTTTCATTCAGCATAAGGGGCAGTTCACAGGTCCTGCCTCTGGAGAGCTTGCTTTTGTGTACCTCGTCGGGTTTGCCACACTGGTATTCGCTGGCAGTGGCAAGTATGCGGCCGACGGGAAGTAA
- a CDS encoding DNRLRE domain-containing protein, with product MKQEETWRWLELWERAQDHALSEDERQQLSHAMVHRPEVRQLIAQTSLLTAEVRTGRFREETTPPLPAPRVDNLRFSSRLARFLLPLAAAVVSAGAVWLLVREPAPVATLTKASDCKWGNSALPTLEGSHLQPGMLELLDGIATLKFASGAEVALEAPVTLELISAMECRVKKGTVVAEVPSQAKGFTIHTPDTKVVDYGTRFGVSAGDDGKCLVHVIEGLVEVERQGKAGRQELRAGQRVDYGGFLHSATYPDANNHEEQPEPGRWLPGPINDLGDGWQILTTAYGQGKDTWIQSDPKYHVSGRESYVRIKHSTHNTNLERKAYLGFDLSRFQGKRIAEAELTLHVEPSDLGFASLVPDAVFSIYGLTEESQDDWDEKTIRWETAPAHSEAQEHRVAPVASQARKLGELHIPQGTTRGAFTLKGDDLTEFLRHDSNGIVTFIVIRDTDEHARNGLVHAFASKENTRNTPPMLKVRVEE from the coding sequence ATGAAGCAGGAAGAAACCTGGCGCTGGCTGGAACTGTGGGAACGTGCGCAAGACCACGCCTTAAGCGAGGACGAACGTCAGCAGCTCAGTCATGCTATGGTTCATCGGCCCGAAGTGCGTCAACTCATCGCCCAGACTTCTTTACTGACCGCCGAAGTGCGCACCGGACGTTTCCGCGAGGAAACCACTCCTCCGTTACCTGCCCCTCGGGTGGACAACTTGCGCTTTTCTTCACGACTCGCCCGCTTTCTTCTCCCCTTGGCCGCTGCCGTGGTCTCCGCAGGGGCGGTGTGGTTACTGGTGCGTGAGCCCGCCCCCGTGGCCACTTTGACCAAGGCCAGCGACTGCAAGTGGGGAAATAGCGCCCTGCCCACACTCGAGGGCTCTCACTTGCAACCCGGCATGCTGGAATTGCTGGATGGCATCGCCACCTTAAAATTTGCCAGTGGGGCGGAAGTGGCCCTTGAGGCTCCCGTGACACTGGAGCTGATCTCCGCCATGGAATGCCGAGTGAAAAAAGGCACCGTGGTGGCTGAGGTACCCTCCCAGGCGAAGGGCTTCACCATCCACACCCCCGACACGAAGGTAGTGGACTATGGCACCCGTTTTGGCGTGAGCGCAGGGGATGATGGCAAATGCCTCGTCCATGTGATTGAGGGATTGGTCGAAGTGGAGCGCCAGGGCAAAGCAGGCCGCCAAGAGCTGCGAGCAGGACAGCGTGTGGACTATGGCGGCTTTCTCCATAGCGCCACCTACCCGGACGCCAACAATCATGAAGAACAACCCGAACCCGGGCGCTGGCTCCCAGGTCCCATCAATGATCTGGGCGATGGCTGGCAGATCCTCACCACGGCCTATGGTCAAGGCAAAGACACCTGGATCCAGTCTGACCCAAAATACCATGTCAGCGGCCGCGAATCTTATGTGCGAATCAAACACAGTACCCACAACACCAACCTGGAAAGGAAGGCCTATCTAGGGTTTGATCTCAGCCGCTTTCAGGGGAAACGCATCGCTGAAGCGGAATTGACTCTGCATGTAGAACCGAGTGACTTAGGCTTTGCATCCCTGGTCCCCGACGCTGTTTTTTCCATCTACGGTCTCACTGAAGAGAGTCAAGATGACTGGGATGAAAAAACCATTCGCTGGGAAACAGCCCCGGCGCATTCGGAGGCCCAGGAGCACCGTGTAGCCCCTGTGGCCAGTCAGGCCCGGAAACTGGGGGAACTGCACATCCCCCAGGGCACCACGCGCGGAGCCTTCACGCTGAAGGGAGATGATCTCACCGAATTCCTACGTCACGACAGCAACGGTATCGTCACCTTCATCGTCATTCGTGATACCGATGAACACGCCCGCAACGGTCTCGTCCACGCCTTTGCCAGCAAGGAAAACACCCGCAATACACCTCCCATGCTGAAAGTGCGGGTGGAGGAGTAA
- a CDS encoding sodium:solute symporter — MPYLIDALVILAYFGIIIGIGLSQRSKSGSLEGFTLGDRQIAWWAVLASILAAEISAGTFFGAPGEGYALRNYTYIQLMAGYLLARLVVSAVFIPAYYRYGVVSVYEFLGIRFGPLTRRWASGIFLITRLLASGSRLWVPTVILVLGWKLFVNPDTSPMQEFWLYAAALVGITVLTAIYTTLGGIRAVIWTDVIQIGVLFSALGFALWYLLGHTGGWAALDGAIQEPMVIDWGRPDPAHPGAWGWVKGILETEYTVWAAFIGSTFVTLATHGTDQDMVQRMLTAKNKRQSGMATILSGVCDIPVNFMVLSIGILLYVYFQANPAELLPKNAKGAVDSSQVFPYFILNVMPQGLRGLVVAGVLATAMGSLSTALNSLATSYARDFHFRWFGEPDTDAGQVRVLRFSTVLFAFLLIAVALATAWVKAHNPSLRIIPIILGVFGYTYGSLLGVFMVGLFTKTRGNDLGNGLGMLAGFLVVAYLSGLDQGLAATVGWGQGISRPDWMPVVEFPWRIFFGTVVTFAVAVSFPTSPGMQRHRYLAEK, encoded by the coding sequence ATGCCCTACCTCATCGACGCGCTCGTCATCCTCGCCTACTTTGGGATCATCATTGGCATCGGCCTATCCCAGCGAAGTAAAAGTGGCAGCTTGGAAGGGTTTACCCTGGGGGATCGGCAGATCGCCTGGTGGGCAGTGCTGGCCTCCATCTTGGCGGCAGAGATCAGTGCAGGCACTTTTTTCGGGGCTCCTGGGGAAGGTTACGCGCTGCGAAATTACACCTACATCCAGCTCATGGCAGGTTATCTCCTGGCCCGGCTCGTGGTGAGTGCCGTTTTCATTCCTGCCTATTATAGGTACGGCGTAGTGAGCGTGTATGAGTTTTTGGGCATCCGCTTCGGGCCGCTGACACGGCGCTGGGCCTCGGGCATCTTTTTGATCACCCGGTTGCTGGCCAGCGGCTCACGGCTTTGGGTGCCCACGGTGATTCTAGTGCTGGGGTGGAAGCTGTTTGTGAATCCAGATACGAGCCCGATGCAGGAATTCTGGCTGTATGCCGCAGCGTTGGTGGGCATCACGGTACTGACAGCGATTTACACCACTTTGGGCGGTATTCGTGCTGTGATCTGGACGGATGTGATCCAGATCGGGGTGCTGTTTTCTGCCCTGGGTTTTGCCCTCTGGTATTTGCTTGGCCACACGGGTGGCTGGGCCGCTTTGGATGGGGCGATCCAGGAGCCGATGGTGATTGACTGGGGGCGTCCAGATCCAGCTCATCCCGGGGCTTGGGGCTGGGTGAAGGGCATCTTAGAAACGGAGTACACTGTTTGGGCGGCATTCATCGGCAGTACCTTTGTCACTCTGGCCACGCATGGCACAGATCAAGACATGGTCCAGCGCATGCTGACTGCTAAAAACAAACGCCAGAGCGGCATGGCCACCATCCTTTCCGGTGTCTGTGACATCCCCGTGAATTTCATGGTACTGAGCATCGGCATCCTCCTCTATGTTTATTTCCAAGCAAACCCGGCTGAACTGCTGCCAAAGAATGCCAAGGGCGCGGTGGATAGCAGCCAGGTCTTCCCATACTTCATCCTGAATGTGATGCCGCAGGGGCTGCGGGGTTTGGTCGTCGCTGGGGTATTGGCCACAGCCATGGGGTCTCTGAGCACGGCACTGAATTCGCTGGCGACTAGTTATGCTCGGGATTTCCACTTCCGCTGGTTTGGTGAGCCGGATACGGATGCGGGGCAGGTTCGAGTGCTGCGCTTCAGCACGGTGCTGTTTGCTTTCCTGCTCATCGCGGTGGCTCTGGCGACGGCTTGGGTCAAAGCGCACAATCCCAGCCTGCGTATCATTCCCATCATCCTGGGTGTTTTTGGTTATACCTACGGCTCTTTGCTGGGCGTCTTCATGGTGGGTCTCTTCACCAAGACGCGTGGCAATGACCTGGGGAATGGACTCGGTATGCTGGCGGGCTTTCTGGTGGTGGCTTACCTCAGTGGCCTGGATCAGGGATTGGCAGCCACCGTCGGCTGGGGGCAGGGCATCTCACGTCCAGATTGGATGCCGGTGGTGGAGTTTCCCTGGCGTATCTTTTTCGGGACGGTCGTGACCTTTGCCGTGGCGGTTTCTTTCCCTACCTCGCCAGGCATGCAGAGGCACCGCTACCTGGCTGAAAAATAG
- a CDS encoding DUF58 domain-containing protein: MNALPEISELLRLQVQAREWARVLKLPFRQQRWRGHSGEFQGTGVGSSLDFQDHRVYIPGDDPRQINWQAYARTGTYTMKQYREEVRPLVDLIVDVSASMFAYPAKQQRVLELLAYAVEASLQTGATLRCFAVRGGEHRFLETDLLLSGRCWGEIQALPASAEAPALKRLPLRAGSLRVCLSDLLFAAEPETLLGSLSQRNGRGILLVPFASQEANPGWDGNYEFEDAETSLFHEHRIVPDILQRYQQAYARHFHLWKTAAAKHGVALARVPVEAGFMEALRMEGIPAGCVEAA; this comes from the coding sequence ATGAATGCACTGCCTGAGATTTCTGAGCTGCTGAGATTGCAGGTCCAGGCGCGGGAGTGGGCCCGAGTGCTAAAGCTGCCTTTTCGGCAGCAACGCTGGCGTGGCCACAGTGGGGAATTTCAAGGTACAGGCGTGGGCAGCAGTCTCGATTTTCAAGATCACCGTGTTTACATCCCTGGGGATGATCCCCGGCAGATCAATTGGCAGGCCTATGCCCGCACGGGGACCTACACCATGAAACAGTATCGTGAGGAGGTGCGGCCTTTGGTGGATCTCATCGTGGATGTTTCCGCCTCCATGTTCGCCTATCCGGCGAAGCAACAGCGTGTGCTTGAACTGCTGGCTTACGCGGTGGAGGCCAGCCTCCAAACTGGGGCCACTTTGCGCTGTTTTGCCGTGCGGGGTGGCGAGCATCGTTTTCTGGAAACGGATCTGCTTTTATCAGGTCGCTGTTGGGGGGAGATCCAGGCCCTGCCTGCCAGTGCTGAAGCCCCGGCGCTGAAGCGTCTGCCCCTGCGCGCAGGTTCGCTTCGTGTGTGCCTGAGTGATCTCCTTTTTGCAGCCGAGCCGGAGACCCTGCTCGGTAGCCTGAGTCAGCGAAATGGACGCGGCATCTTGCTCGTGCCCTTTGCCTCTCAAGAGGCGAATCCAGGCTGGGATGGCAATTACGAATTTGAGGATGCTGAAACCTCTCTTTTTCATGAGCACCGGATCGTGCCGGATATCCTCCAGCGTTATCAGCAGGCCTATGCACGGCATTTCCACCTGTGGAAAACGGCGGCGGCTAAGCATGGCGTGGCCTTAGCTCGCGTGCCCGTAGAAGCTGGCTTTATGGAAGCTTTGAGGATGGAAGGGATCCCTGCGGGCTGCGTGGAGGCAGCCTGA
- a CDS encoding response regulator — MAHIVVIDDHPPVLKLMASVCRAEGHEVMAFDNGTAGLAAIQELTPAVALVDRRLGSMDGLDIVRQMRELSPTTRCIMVTGCTETQDIVQAMRKGAYNYVTKPFEPEQLIEAVNEALNAPLEPPMVRQKLVIVYPKQAA; from the coding sequence ATGGCTCACATCGTTGTCATTGATGACCATCCCCCTGTCTTGAAGCTCATGGCCTCCGTCTGCCGCGCAGAGGGGCATGAAGTGATGGCTTTTGACAATGGCACGGCGGGCCTGGCGGCTATTCAGGAATTGACTCCTGCCGTGGCCTTGGTGGATCGGCGGCTCGGCAGTATGGATGGCCTGGACATCGTCCGGCAGATGCGGGAACTTTCCCCCACCACCCGCTGCATCATGGTCACTGGCTGCACAGAGACGCAGGACATCGTGCAGGCCATGCGCAAAGGGGCTTACAACTACGTCACGAAACCCTTCGAGCCGGAACAACTCATTGAGGCTGTGAATGAAGCTCTGAATGCCCCACTTGAGCCCCCTATGGTGCGTCAAAAACTAGTGATCGTATATCCGAAACAGGCTGCGTAA
- a CDS encoding sigma-70 family RNA polymerase sigma factor, with the protein MLARSRENFFVQTAPHPAYPPGMADDKTTLFLELLTTHERALSLYVHGLVPRDGEAEDILQQTKLLLWKHFEDFTLGTHFLAWARKTAFHQILTHRRQKKRAHLPLDEEALEALGHAVSELADGGSCRQEVLRTCLARLPTEHRQLVHLRYFDELDIDQIADRISRTEAAVYRALSRVRMNLMQCMEKQTEAQP; encoded by the coding sequence ATGCTCGCTCGCAGCCGCGAAAACTTTTTTGTCCAAACGGCTCCCCATCCCGCCTATCCTCCTGGCATGGCCGATGACAAGACCACCCTTTTTCTGGAATTATTAACCACGCATGAACGGGCGCTTTCGCTCTATGTTCATGGTCTGGTTCCGCGAGATGGTGAAGCTGAGGACATCCTGCAACAGACCAAGCTACTCCTGTGGAAACATTTCGAGGATTTTACCCTCGGCACTCATTTTCTCGCCTGGGCGCGGAAAACGGCCTTTCACCAGATCCTTACCCATCGCCGACAAAAAAAACGCGCACATCTCCCGCTGGATGAAGAGGCCCTGGAGGCGCTGGGCCATGCTGTTTCAGAGTTGGCAGATGGGGGCTCCTGCCGCCAAGAAGTCCTGCGCACCTGCCTAGCCCGGCTACCCACCGAGCACCGCCAGCTAGTCCACCTACGCTACTTCGATGAGCTGGATATTGACCAAATCGCCGACCGTATCAGCCGTACGGAAGCCGCTGTGTACCGCGCCCTCAGCCGGGTGCGCATGAACCTGATGCAATGCATGGAAAAACAAACGGAGGCGCAACCATGA
- a CDS encoding bifunctional nuclease family protein — MNREVIEAQVRAVLPLDGSFAVFLGNSEKTFVIYVDESVGTAISMFMRGVSKDRPLTHDLLGSVLLAFGAKVERVIINHVEGSVFHARMILSAANELHQKKLIELDARPSDSIAMAVQQGAPLFVARKVWDSVEDVTETLAQIEKRGLEEAAAAEEEETSEEEEDEDLEEIDPDDLDLEALEGLTLDEDEDDEEEDGYNDGYTGSDDDDEGEEWKKS; from the coding sequence ATGAACCGCGAAGTCATCGAAGCCCAAGTGCGTGCCGTCCTGCCCTTGGACGGCAGTTTTGCCGTTTTTCTGGGCAACAGTGAAAAGACCTTTGTGATCTATGTGGATGAGTCCGTAGGAACGGCTATCTCGATGTTTATGCGCGGCGTGTCCAAGGACCGGCCTTTGACTCATGATTTGTTAGGCAGTGTCTTACTGGCCTTTGGGGCTAAGGTGGAGCGGGTGATCATCAACCACGTGGAAGGCAGTGTCTTCCACGCACGGATGATTCTCTCCGCTGCCAACGAACTGCATCAGAAAAAACTGATCGAACTGGATGCCCGCCCGAGTGACAGCATCGCCATGGCTGTTCAGCAAGGGGCACCCCTTTTCGTCGCCCGCAAGGTATGGGACAGCGTGGAAGATGTGACAGAAACCCTGGCCCAAATTGAAAAACGCGGTCTGGAAGAAGCCGCCGCGGCCGAGGAAGAAGAAACTTCCGAAGAGGAGGAAGACGAGGACCTGGAAGAGATCGACCCTGACGACCTGGACCTTGAAGCCTTGGAAGGCCTGACACTGGATGAAGATGAAGACGACGAGGAGGAAGACGGATATAACGATGGTTATACGGGTTCCGACGACGATGACGAAGGCGAAGAGTGGAAGAAGTCCTGA
- a CDS encoding glycosyltransferase family 2 protein translates to MDLTFVFPCLNESRTIALCINAVRASLEADPSLKYEIVVADNGSTDDSRQIATSLGARVVPVPQRGYGAALRGGIEAAEGKYVMFADADGTYFYENALELYKTTSAAGADMGIASRMKGKIEPGAMPFLHRILGTPVLTTLINVLFKGKLSDCNSGFRCLKKTAYLTWDIRASGMEFASELLIKALKNKASTVEIVSGLRPAPVDRVPHLRTWRDGMRHLLFILSERPRLFELKGLTLIILASLLQAVAAITGPINLAGLNIFNIHSQVLLMLAALLGTQIYMLSAAMFLQKTEKPRSITRKLIEMDEGSLFFLLASLLTAIGGVIAWLFTVWALSGFGGLNEAGPLVIWLHFLAVPAVIAFGLLGVHILRKGRLG, encoded by the coding sequence ATGGACCTGACCTTCGTCTTCCCCTGCCTCAATGAAAGCCGTACCATTGCACTTTGCATCAATGCGGTGCGTGCATCTTTGGAGGCAGATCCGTCTTTAAAATACGAGATTGTTGTGGCTGATAACGGCAGCACGGACGACTCGCGTCAGATCGCTACCAGCTTGGGGGCTCGGGTCGTTCCCGTGCCACAGCGTGGTTACGGTGCTGCTCTCCGGGGAGGCATCGAGGCGGCAGAGGGAAAGTATGTCATGTTCGCAGATGCGGATGGCACCTATTTTTACGAGAACGCCCTGGAGCTTTACAAAACCACCTCGGCTGCCGGCGCTGACATGGGCATCGCCTCCCGAATGAAGGGGAAGATCGAACCCGGGGCCATGCCCTTTCTGCACCGCATCCTTGGCACTCCGGTGTTAACGACTCTCATCAACGTCCTCTTCAAAGGTAAACTGAGTGACTGCAACTCCGGCTTTCGTTGCCTGAAAAAGACTGCCTACTTGACCTGGGACATCCGCGCGAGTGGCATGGAATTCGCCTCTGAATTGCTCATCAAAGCCCTCAAGAACAAAGCTAGTACGGTGGAAATCGTCTCCGGTCTCCGCCCTGCTCCTGTGGATCGTGTCCCGCACTTGCGGACTTGGCGGGATGGCATGCGCCACCTGCTTTTCATTTTATCTGAGCGCCCTCGCCTGTTTGAACTGAAAGGTCTTACGCTCATCATTCTGGCCTCGCTACTGCAGGCGGTCGCAGCCATCACGGGCCCCATCAACTTGGCTGGGCTAAATATCTTCAATATCCATAGTCAGGTGCTGCTGATGTTAGCCGCACTGCTGGGCACGCAGATTTATATGCTCTCAGCCGCCATGTTCCTGCAAAAGACGGAGAAGCCGCGCTCCATCACGCGGAAGCTCATTGAGATGGACGAAGGCAGTCTGTTCTTTTTGCTCGCGAGCTTGCTCACCGCGATTGGTGGGGTGATCGCTTGGCTCTTCACGGTCTGGGCCCTGTCGGGTTTCGGTGGGCTAAATGAAGCTGGCCCCTTGGTCATCTGGCTGCACTTCCTGGCGGTGCCAGCGGTGATTGCCTTCGGACTTCTGGGAGTGCACATCCTGCGCAAAGGCCGTCTAGGTTAA